Below is a genomic region from Catenuloplanes atrovinosus.
CTGGGACGTGGCGGCCTCCGCCCGGCTGGCCCGCACGCTCGCCGACGAGCACGGCGTGACCTGGGTGGACGTCTCCACCGGCGGGCTGCAGGCCGGCGCCGCCATCCCGGTCGGGCCCGGTTACCAGGTGCCGTACGCCGCGCACCTCACCGCCGCGCTCGCCGGCACGGACACCGTGGTCAGCGCGGTCGGCCTGATCGAGCACGCCGCCCAGGCCGAGACCGTCCTCGCCACCGGCCAGGCCCACGCGGTCTCGATCGGCCGGGCCGCGCTGCGCAACCCGCACTGGGCCACCGAGGCCGCCGCCGCGCTCGGCGTGCCGGCCGCGGACCTGCCGCGCGCGGAGCAGTACTGGCGCGCCCGCTGGTGACGGTTCCCCGTCCGGGGCGCGCACGGCGTACCGTCTGAATCGAGGTTCTTCGTTCTTCGATGCGGCGGGGTGCGTGATGGCAGAGGACCGGATCGACGCCAGTGCGATTCCCGACGACGACGTGACCTGGACCATGCTGGCCACGCTCTACCTGCGGGCGCAGGAGAACCGGCGGGCCCGGCCGGTGCTCGGCGATCCGTACGCGGCCGAGGCGCTGGCGCGCATCGACTACCGCTTCCCGCCGATGCGCCGGCGCCTGCTCACCGGCGGCGCGCAGTTCATCGTCACGCTGCGCGGCCGGCGGTTCGACGACTGGGCGCGCGCCTGTCTCGCGCGGCGGCCGGACGCGACCGTGCTGCATCTCGGCTGCGGGCTGGACAGCCGCATGCTGCGCCTCGATCCGGAGCACCGGCTGCGCTGGTACGACCTGGACATCCCGCCGGTGATGGCGCTGCGCCGGCGGCTCTACGCCGAGCGCGGCGGCTACCGGATGATCGACGCCTCGGTCTCCGACCGGGGCTGGCTGGAGAGCATCCCGGCGGACCGGCCCGTGCTCGTGGTGGCGGAGGGCCTGCTGCCGTACCTGACCCCGGAGGCGGTCGGTGACCTGCTGCGGCGGATCACCGACCACTTCCCGGCCGGGGACCTGATCTTCGACGGCGTGCCCCCGTGGATGGTCCGGATCGCGCGGCCGGTCAGCTGGACGCCGGCCACGCACCCGGTCACGGCCGCGGCGCCGCGGCTGACGCTGGCCGAGCGCGTGCCGATCAGCGCCGGATACGACCGCATCCCGGTCCGCGGCTACCGGGCGATGTACCGGTTCGTGCACGCGGTCCGCCCGCTGCGCGAGTTCCTGGTCGGCTACCGCTACACGTTCTGAGGCCTCAGCTGCCGGGCGAAGAACCGGTTCGCGTCGTCCGCCTCGAAGGCCGGGATGCCGGTGTGCCCGCCCAGGTTCGCGTGCAGCGTCTTCTCCGCGGAGCCGAGCGCGTCGAACACGTCCAGTGCCAGCCGCCGGTCGTTGCCCTCGTCGTCCCACTGCAGCAGCACCCGTACCGGGACGGTGACCCGCCGGGCCTCCTCGATCATGCCGCGCGGCAGGTAGCTGCCCGCGAACAGCACCGCGGCCGCGATCCGGGGCTCGACCACCGCCAGCCGGAGTCCGATGGCGATCACCCCGCCGGAGTAGCCGACCGGTCCGCCGATCTCCGGCAGCGTCAGGACGGCGTCCAGCAGCGCCCGCCACTCCGGCACCGCGCGCTCGACCAGCGGCAGGACCAGCCGGTCCACGATCTCGTCGAGCGGCTCACCGGTTCGCAGCGCCCGTTGCAGGTCCGCCCGCGCCCGCTCGGCGTCCGCGAGCGGTGGCCGGTCACCGGCGCCCGGCTGTTCGATGGTGACCGCGGCGAAGCCCGCCGCGGTGGCGTGCCGACCCCGGGCGGCCAGCCGCGGATGCATCCGGCGCAGCCCGCCCGGGTGTCCGATCAGGATCAGCGGCATCGGCGCGGCGGCGGACGTGGGCGTCCACAGCAGACCGGGTACGCCGCCGAGCGTGAACTCGCGTTCGAGGACGCCGTCGTCGAGGCGCCGCGTGGTGGTGAAGTGCATGGTCGTGCCTTTCGGGAGTGCTCACCAACGGTGCTCCCGGACGACCTACCGCCCGACCGTGACCCCGAAGGAGAGCACCCACGTCGTAACGTCCACGGGTACCACCTCCTCGACTCCGTCCCGGCCCGCCGACATGCTAACCGCGCCGCCCACCCGCCGCCAGCGGGTTTCAGCTCCCGCCGGCGTCATCCGAAGAAGGCCAGCAGCTCGGCCGTGACGAAGTCCGGGTTCTCCGCGATCAGCCAGTGCCCGGCCCCGGGGACGTCGACCGCGCGGGTGATGTTCGGCATGCGGGGCTGGACCGTCGAGCGGGTGAAGGCGAGCGTGCCCTCGGCGGTCAGCAGCAGCGCCGGCACCGTGACCGGCTGCGCCGCCGTGTTGTCCCGCTCGTCCTGGTCCAGGGTGCGGTACAGCGCGAAGCCGCCGGTCAGGACCTCGGGGCGCTGGTACGTACGGGCGTATTCGTCGATCTGTTCCGCGGTGAACGGGGCCTTCGCGCCCGGCCCGCCGAAGCTGGTCCCGCCGTACGCGACGTACCCGTAGAACAGCGACAGATAGCCGCGGACGTCGTCGTCGACCAGCAGTTCGGGGAACCCGTCCTGGGTGTGGAACGACATGTGCCAGCTCGCCTGGCGGTAGGCGTTCGCGCCGAGTGCGGGACCGGGCAGCGGGTAGTCGAGGTGGGCGTACCTGACCAACTCGCCCGGGAACCGCGCGGCGTACTGGAACGCCACCCCGGCCCCGAGATCGTGCCCGGCGAGGTTGATCCCGCGCAGTCCCAGCCGGTCGGCGAGCAGCCCGTGGACGTACCGGGCGAGCGTGGCCTTGTCGTAACCGGACGGCGCGCCAGCGCTGTCCCCGAGCCCCGGCAGATCGAGCGCGTAGACCGTGTACCGCTCGGCGAGCGCCGGCATGATCTCGCGCCACGAGTACCACGTCTGCGGCCACCCGTGCAGCAGGACGAGCGGCTCGCCGCGCCCGCCGGTGACGTAGTGCATCGTCACGCCGTCGACCTCGGCCGTCTCGTGCCGGAACAGCCGGTTGAAGTCGGCGTCGTCCCGGGTGGCCGCGTCGTGGGCGGTCGCCGGCGTCGCCCCGGGCCGCTGGCCGGTGGTCGTGCACGCGGCCGTCAGGACGAGCGCGGCCGTGAGCGCCGCCGTGATCCATGCTTTCGTGAACATGGCCGTCAGCATGGCCGGCGCTGTTGCACGACCGCCAGAAAAATTGCCGATCCGCATGAGCGGTCAGGCGGACACCTCGAACAGCGCGGCCTGCTGCGGCTTGAGCAGCGGCACCGCCAGGCCGACCGCGGAGAGCACCCGGCCGGGCAGCGTCACCGAGCCGGACGCCAGCCACGGCGGCGGCGCGTCCTGCGTGACCGGGCCGGTGAGCAGCGGCCGTACCGTGTAGAGCCGGTCCGGGTGCAGGCCGGGGAACCGGATCGGGGCGGGCAGCGCGGCCTGCGGCGCGTCCAGCGTGACGTACGCGAAGACGGCCTGCCGCCGGTCCCGCGCGACCACGCCGTGCACGAGCTGCGCCGGGTCCGCGGTGTCGCCGCGCACCACCCGGCCGGTGTGCAGCAGCTCGCGCAGCCGCTTGTGCAGCGCGATCCACTCGGTGATCGCCTCGCGCTCGCCGGGCGTGGCGCGCAGCAGGTTCCACTCGATGCCGGCGCTGCCGAACAGTGCGGTGACCTGCCGGAACGCGAGATCCGTGGTGCGCCCGGTGATGTGCGCGGCCTTGTCGCCGAGGTGCCCACCGAGATATTCCGGGGGTACGAGCACCGACGTCCACCGCTGGATGGTCTGCCGGTCGAGCGGGTCGTTGGTGTCCGAGGTCCAGAACCGGTCGACCAGCTCCAGGATGCCCAGGTCGATCCGGGCGCCGCCGGACGCGCAGCTCTCGATCTCCACGTCCGGGTGGGCCACCCGCAGCTCGCGCAGCAGCCGGTAGAGCGCGGTGGTCTGCCGGTGCGCCACGCCGGGGGCGAGCACGTCCCGGTTGTGGTCCCACTTCAGGAACGCGATCGGGTACTCGCTGAGCAGCGCGTTCAGCCGTTCCAGCACGTACCCGTAGGCCTCGGGGTTGGCCAGGTCCAGCACGCGCTGGAAGCGCCAGGTGGGGGAGCCGTCCAGCACCCAGTCCGGGTGCCGCTCGGCCAGCGACGACGTGGGGCTCACCATCTCCGGCTCGACCCACAGGCCGAAGTCCATGCCGGCCTCGTGCACCCGGGTGATCAGCGGGTGCAGCCCGGCCGGCCAGACCTCGGCGTCGACGAACCAGTCGCCGAGCGCGCGCCGGTCGTCGCGCCGCCCGGTGAACCAGCCGTCGTCCAGCACGAACCGCTCCACGCCCACGGCGCCGGCCGCGTCCGCGAGCGCGCCGAGCGTCTCCAGATCCTGCGCGAAGTAGACGGCCTCCCAGGTGTTCAGCACCACCGGGCGCGGCCGGCGCAGCTCGCAGCGGCCGCGGATCCACGGGTGCAGCCGGTCGGAGAGCCCGTCCAGGCCGCGATCGGACCAGACCGCGACCAGCCACGGCGTGGTGTACTCCGCGCCCGGCGCGAGCGTGACCTCGCCGGCGCCGAGCAGCTCACCGGCGCCGAGCACGGCCGGGCCGAGCGCGGACCGCGCCGCCCACACCCGCTTGTCGCCGCTCCACGCCAGGTGCGCGGCCCACACCTCGCCGTCCCGGAACCCGAACCCGGGCGCGCCCGCGACCAGCAGGAACGCGTCGTCGTGTCCGGGGCGGCCGTGCCGCGACTCGCGCATCCACGCGCCGTGGCGCAGCTCGCCGCGCTGCGGCCGGCGCTCGTGCGCCCACAGCCCGGAGAAGTCCAGCACCTCGCGCGCCCGGTCCGGCACCGGCAGTTGCAGGTCCAGCGCGGTCAGCACGAAGTCGGCCGAACCGCGGTTGGCCAGCGTGTGCCGGATTCGCAGCACGCCCTCGCGGGACAGCTCCAGCCGCGTGGTGACCGCCAGCGTGCCGGTCCCGGTGACGCTCAGCCACCCGTCACCGGCGTCGGCCGACCAGGTCTCCAGCGCGACCGGGGTGTGGTCGGTGAAGAAGCCGTCGAGGCCCGGGCGCTCGCTCCACCCGTCGGTGAACGAGGGCAGCAACGGCAGCCACAGCGGTACGTCGATGCTGCTCGGCGGCACCGCGGGCACGGACGCGTCGGCGATCGCGGCGAGCGCGCCGGCCGGGAGATCGCCGAGGTCGGCGCCCCAGTGGACGATGGCGGGCGGTCGTGCGCCGCGGGCGTCCAGCACGATGCCGGTGCCCGCGGCGCGAAGCTGGCGGATCAGGGCTCTACTCCTCGCGTGTGTGAACGTGCACACGTTGTCACTCACCCGTCCGGTGGTCAAGGACGCGCCGCTACGCTGTGCCGCGTGGCACGGTCCCAACCGCAGAAGCGCGCCACGGTGCACGACGTGGCGGCCGCCGCCGGCGTCTCCCGCGGCACCGTGAGCCGGGTCCTCAACGGCGGGTACGTCTCCGCCGCCGCCCGCACCGCCATCGAGGCCGCGATCGCCGAGGTCGGCTACGTGCCGAACACGGCCGCGCGCAACCTGGTCCGGCGCCGCTCGCAGGCCGTCGGCTTCCTCACCCTCGAACCGCACTCGCTGCTGCTGGAGGACCCCAACCTCGGGGCGATCATGCTCGGCGCGAACGAGGAGCTCTCCGTCGCCGACCACCAGATGGTCAGCCTGGTCGTCGACTCCGCCCGCGACACCGAGCGCGTCGCCCGCTACCTCAGCGGCGGCTTCGTCGACGGCGCTATCGTCGTCTCCGCCCGCACCAACGACCCGATCACCCGCGTCATCGCCGCGCTCGGCCTGCCCGCCACGTTCGTCGGCCACCCGCCCGACCTGGCCCGCGAGATTCCCTGGGTCGGCATCGACAACGCCGGCTCCGCCCAGGCCCTGGTCACCCGCCTGGCCGCCACCGGCCGCCGCCGGATCGGCATGATCGCCGCCGCGCTCGACCGCGACTCCGGCGCGGACCGCCTCGCCGGCTTCCGCGCCGCGCTCGGCGACCGCTTCGACCCCGCGCTCGTGGCCGAGGTGCCGCTCTACGACTACGCCTCCGGCGTCAAGGGCATGCGCGAGTTGCTCAGC
It encodes:
- a CDS encoding alpha-galactosidase → MSDNVCTFTHARSRALIRQLRAAGTGIVLDARGARPPAIVHWGADLGDLPAGALAAIADASVPAVPPSSIDVPLWLPLLPSFTDGWSERPGLDGFFTDHTPVALETWSADAGDGWLSVTGTGTLAVTTRLELSREGVLRIRHTLANRGSADFVLTALDLQLPVPDRAREVLDFSGLWAHERRPQRGELRHGAWMRESRHGRPGHDDAFLLVAGAPGFGFRDGEVWAAHLAWSGDKRVWAARSALGPAVLGAGELLGAGEVTLAPGAEYTTPWLVAVWSDRGLDGLSDRLHPWIRGRCELRRPRPVVLNTWEAVYFAQDLETLGALADAAGAVGVERFVLDDGWFTGRRDDRRALGDWFVDAEVWPAGLHPLITRVHEAGMDFGLWVEPEMVSPTSSLAERHPDWVLDGSPTWRFQRVLDLANPEAYGYVLERLNALLSEYPIAFLKWDHNRDVLAPGVAHRQTTALYRLLRELRVAHPDVEIESCASGGARIDLGILELVDRFWTSDTNDPLDRQTIQRWTSVLVPPEYLGGHLGDKAAHITGRTTDLAFRQVTALFGSAGIEWNLLRATPGEREAITEWIALHKRLRELLHTGRVVRGDTADPAQLVHGVVARDRRQAVFAYVTLDAPQAALPAPIRFPGLHPDRLYTVRPLLTGPVTQDAPPPWLASGSVTLPGRVLSAVGLAVPLLKPQQAALFEVSA
- a CDS encoding class I SAM-dependent methyltransferase — its product is MAEDRIDASAIPDDDVTWTMLATLYLRAQENRRARPVLGDPYAAEALARIDYRFPPMRRRLLTGGAQFIVTLRGRRFDDWARACLARRPDATVLHLGCGLDSRMLRLDPEHRLRWYDLDIPPVMALRRRLYAERGGYRMIDASVSDRGWLESIPADRPVLVVAEGLLPYLTPEAVGDLLRRITDHFPAGDLIFDGVPPWMVRIARPVSWTPATHPVTAAAPRLTLAERVPISAGYDRIPVRGYRAMYRFVHAVRPLREFLVGYRYTF
- a CDS encoding dienelactone hydrolase family protein is translated as MHFTTTRRLDDGVLEREFTLGGVPGLLWTPTSAAAPMPLILIGHPGGLRRMHPRLAARGRHATAAGFAAVTIEQPGAGDRPPLADAERARADLQRALRTGEPLDEIVDRLVLPLVERAVPEWRALLDAVLTLPEIGGPVGYSGGVIAIGLRLAVVEPRIAAAVLFAGSYLPRGMIEEARRVTVPVRVLLQWDDEGNDRRLALDVFDALGSAEKTLHANLGGHTGIPAFEADDANRFFARQLRPQNV
- a CDS encoding LacI family DNA-binding transcriptional regulator, encoding MARSQPQKRATVHDVAAAAGVSRGTVSRVLNGGYVSAAARTAIEAAIAEVGYVPNTAARNLVRRRSQAVGFLTLEPHSLLLEDPNLGAIMLGANEELSVADHQMVSLVVDSARDTERVARYLSGGFVDGAIVVSARTNDPITRVIAALGLPATFVGHPPDLAREIPWVGIDNAGSAQALVTRLAATGRRRIGMIAAALDRDSGADRLAGFRAALGDRFDPALVAEVPLYDYASGVKGMRELLSRDPSIDGVFAASDAIAAGALETLRDAGRSVPSDVGLVGFDDSSWAVRAQPPLSTVHQPARQLGAAAADLVLRQIHGHHPTPLLLPSPIIWRDSA
- a CDS encoding alpha/beta fold hydrolase gives rise to the protein MFTKAWITAALTAALVLTAACTTTGQRPGATPATAHDAATRDDADFNRLFRHETAEVDGVTMHYVTGGRGEPLVLLHGWPQTWYSWREIMPALAERYTVYALDLPGLGDSAGAPSGYDKATLARYVHGLLADRLGLRGINLAGHDLGAGVAFQYAARFPGELVRYAHLDYPLPGPALGANAYRQASWHMSFHTQDGFPELLVDDDVRGYLSLFYGYVAYGGTSFGGPGAKAPFTAEQIDEYARTYQRPEVLTGGFALYRTLDQDERDNTAAQPVTVPALLLTAEGTLAFTRSTVQPRMPNITRAVDVPGAGHWLIAENPDFVTAELLAFFG